The Burkholderiales bacterium JOSHI_001 genomic sequence CCGCCACTGCGCCCATGACGGCAGGTGAGGGCGTGTCGGCCCGCGCGAGGGCCCTGGGCATGCCCGGCGTGCAGGTGGACGGCAACGACGCCGACGCGGTGGACGCCGCCGCGGCCGACCTGGTGGCCCGCGTGCGCGGCGGCGGCGGGCCGCAGTTGCTGCACGCCGTCACCTACCGCATCAAAGGCCATGTGTCGGTGGACCCGGGCAGTTACCGGCCTCCCGAGGAAGTGGCTGCGGCCATCGACGCCGAACCGCTGCAGCGCCTGCGCCATCGCCTGCTGGAACGGGGCGTGGCGGCGGCCGAAATCGACGCCATCGACCAGGCGGCCCAGGCCGAGATCGACGCCGCGCTGCGTGCGGCCCAGGCCGCACCCTGGCCCGAGGCCCGCGCGGCCTACGACGACATCATGGACTCCGGTGCCGGGGTGTGGCGATGAGCGGCCCCGCGGCGGACACAAGCACCGTTCAGACCCTCACCTACGCCCAGGCCGGGGCGCTGGCGCTGCAGCTTGCGATGCGGGCCGACCCTCTGGTGGTGGCGCTGGGTGAAGACCTGGGCCGCGGCGGCGTGTTCGGCCAATACCGCGGTCTGCAGCAGCAGTTCGGGCCCGAACGGGTGATCGACACGCCCATCTCCGAAGCCAACATCATGGGTGCCGCGGTGGGCATGGCGCTCACCGGCTTGCGGCCGGTGGTGGAGATGCGGGTCATCGACTTCGCGCTCTGCGCCATGGACGAGATCGTCAACCAGGCGGCCAAGAACCGCTACATGTTCGGCGGCCAGGGCCGGGTGCCGCTGGTCGCGCGCCTGCCCATCGGCATCTGGTCGGCATCGGCGGCGCAGCATTCACAGTCGCTCGAAGCCTGGTTTGCGCACCTGCCCGGCCTGGTGGTGGTGACCCCGGGCAGCGCGCAGGACAACTTCTCGCTGCTCACCGCCGCGCTGGCCAGCGGCGACCCCGTGATCTACATGGAACACAAGGAGC encodes the following:
- a CDS encoding pyruvate/2-oxoglutarate dehydrogenase complex, dehydrogenase component beta subunit (PFAM: Transketolase, C-terminal domain; Transketolase, pyrimidine binding domain) — encoded protein: MSGPAADTSTVQTLTYAQAGALALQLAMRADPLVVALGEDLGRGGVFGQYRGLQQQFGPERVIDTPISEANIMGAAVGMALTGLRPVVEMRVIDFALCAMDEIVNQAAKNRYMFGGQGRVPLVARLPIGIWSASAAQHSQSLEAWFAHLPGLVVVTPGSAQDNFSLLTAALASGDPVIYMEHKELWSHSGPVDPALVVPLGQANTLTRGNDLTLVTWSSGVAAAQQALQLPELAGASVELIDLRTLWPWDQAAVHASAARSGRLLVVHEAVQVAGFGAEVAASTAEATGARVARLGAPRIPVGYADVLEQESRLTPRKIALAARALLDKPR